A region from the Desulfomarina profundi genome encodes:
- the tnpB gene encoding IS66 family insertion sequence element accessory protein TnpB (TnpB, as the term is used for proteins encoded by IS66 family insertion elements, is considered an accessory protein, since TnpC, encoded by a neighboring gene, is a DDE family transposase.), translating into MFIAAGATDMRKSINGLSLIVEEEFELDLFSESLFAFCNRRKDMVKILYWSGNGFCIWMKRLEQDVFCWPDTEQDVIEINQSALQWLLSGLDIRQAHRQLEYNSVS; encoded by the coding sequence GTGTTTATTGCCGCCGGCGCTACGGACATGAGGAAATCAATCAACGGACTGTCGCTTATCGTAGAGGAAGAGTTCGAGCTTGATCTCTTTTCTGAAAGCCTCTTCGCGTTTTGTAACCGAAGAAAGGACATGGTCAAAATCCTTTACTGGTCTGGCAACGGATTTTGTATCTGGATGAAGAGATTGGAACAAGATGTTTTCTGCTGGCCGGACACCGAACAGGATGTGATTGAGATCAACCAGTCAGCTTTGCAATGGCTGCTCAGCGGACTGGATATTCGACAGGCTCATCGGCAGTTGGAGTACAATTCTGTTAGTTGA